The following are from one region of the Hymenobacter radiodurans genome:
- a CDS encoding START-like domain-containing protein, whose product MPLSATRSKHRFSVEYPINASTKILYPYLASASGLTQWFCQDVRIDEDHRFNFIWDNQPHYAEMSSHRTNRSVRYVFLDQNKRLTPDASYLDFTLEESQLTQEVYLRVLDYSEETDEEELQEMWDSLIVKLREQVGG is encoded by the coding sequence ATGCCGCTCTCTGCAACTCGCTCGAAACACCGCTTTTCGGTTGAATACCCTATTAATGCCTCAACTAAAATTTTGTATCCATACTTGGCTTCAGCCTCAGGACTGACGCAATGGTTCTGTCAGGACGTGCGCATAGACGAGGATCACCGGTTTAACTTTATCTGGGACAATCAGCCACATTATGCTGAGATGAGTTCACACCGCACTAATCGTTCGGTACGGTATGTATTCCTAGATCAGAATAAACGCCTAACGCCGGATGCGAGCTATCTTGACTTTACATTGGAGGAATCGCAACTAACGCAGGAAGTGTATTTGCGTGTGTTAGACTACTCGGAGGAAACAGACGAGGAGGAGCTCCAGGAAATGTGGGATAGTCTAATCGTTAAGTTGCGGGAACAAGTAGGCGGCTAA
- the rplT gene encoding 50S ribosomal protein L20 has product MPRSVNNVASRHRRKKVMKLAKGYFGRRKNVWTVAKNAVEKGLLYAYRDRKTKKREFRALWIQRINAGAREHGLSYSQFMGGLKKAGIDLNRKVLADLALNHPAAFQGIIEKLK; this is encoded by the coding sequence ATGCCAAGAAGTGTAAATAATGTGGCTTCACGCCACCGTCGCAAAAAGGTAATGAAGCTTGCGAAAGGCTATTTTGGCCGTCGCAAGAATGTTTGGACCGTTGCAAAAAATGCCGTCGAGAAAGGCTTGTTATATGCCTACCGCGACCGGAAAACCAAAAAGCGTGAGTTCCGCGCCTTATGGATTCAGCGTATTAACGCAGGTGCCCGTGAGCACGGGTTGTCATATTCGCAATTCATGGGCGGCCTGAAGAAAGCAGGTATCGATTTGAATCGTAAAGTATTGGCTGATCTAGCATTAAATCATCCAGCTGCTTTCCAAGGAATCATCGAAAAGCTTAAGTAA
- the rpmI gene encoding 50S ribosomal protein L35 produces MPKVKTKSGAKKRFTLTGTGKVKRKHAFKSHILTKKSTKQKRNLTHVTLVSSADMNRVKDMLNI; encoded by the coding sequence ATGCCAAAAGTAAAGACGAAATCCGGTGCTAAGAAGCGTTTTACGCTCACCGGAACGGGCAAGGTGAAGCGGAAGCACGCCTTCAAAAGCCACATTCTCACTAAGAAGTCTACCAAGCAAAAGCGTAACCTAACGCATGTTACGCTTGTTAGCTCGGCCGATATGAATCGGGTGAAGGATATGCTGAATATCTAG
- the thrS gene encoding threonine--tRNA ligase translates to MIDITLPDGSVRQFVDGATGYDVAASISEGLARNALGVRVNGEIRDLHRPIMQNSAIEILTWNDDAGKNTFWHSSAHLMAEALEALYPGVKLGIGPAIENGFYYDIDLGEGRTISTNDFPQIEQKMLELARKKSQYERREVPKAEAIAYFTEKGDPYKLDLLERLEDGTISFYTQGDFTDLCRGPHIPDTSPIKAVKLLNVAGAFWRGDEKNKQLTRVYGITFPKQKELTEYLERLEEAKRRDHRKLGKELELFAFSEKVGAGLPLWLPKGTALRERLEQFMRRAQVKAGYLPVVTPHIGSKELYVTSGHYEKYGADSFQPIKTPNPGEEFFLKPMNCPHHCEIYKTKPRSYRDLPLRLAEFGTVYRYEQSGELHGLTRVRGFTQDDAHIFCRPDQVKEEFIKVIDLVLYVFRALGFENYTAQISLRDPENKTKYIGSDENWALAESAIQEAAAEKGLPTVTELGEAAFYGPKLDFMVRDALGRKWQLGTIQVDYNLPERFELEYVAPDNSRQRPVMLHRAPFGSLERFVAVLIEHCAGNFPLWLSPEQFAVLPISEKYQDYAQQVYDRLVQAELRGSLDSRDEKIGRKIRDAEIAKVPYMLIVGEKEQENGIVSLRKHGEGDLGSMPIEAFIRSFNSQVAEMIVGN, encoded by the coding sequence ATGATTGACATCACTCTTCCCGATGGCTCCGTGCGCCAGTTTGTAGATGGCGCGACGGGCTACGACGTAGCCGCTAGTATTAGCGAAGGCTTAGCGCGCAATGCTTTGGGCGTGCGCGTAAATGGCGAGATCCGTGACCTGCACCGCCCTATCATGCAGAATTCTGCCATCGAAATCCTTACTTGGAATGATGACGCGGGCAAGAATACGTTCTGGCATTCTTCGGCGCACTTGATGGCTGAGGCCCTAGAGGCATTATATCCGGGTGTAAAGCTTGGTATCGGTCCAGCTATCGAAAACGGCTTTTATTACGATATCGACCTAGGCGAAGGCCGTACTATCTCAACCAACGACTTCCCCCAGATTGAGCAGAAAATGCTCGAGCTGGCCCGCAAGAAAAGCCAATATGAGCGCCGTGAAGTGCCTAAAGCAGAAGCTATAGCCTATTTCACGGAGAAAGGCGACCCCTATAAGCTTGACTTATTAGAGCGCCTAGAAGACGGTACCATTAGCTTTTATACGCAGGGCGATTTCACTGACCTATGCCGCGGCCCGCATATTCCCGATACAAGTCCGATCAAGGCGGTGAAACTGCTGAACGTAGCCGGCGCCTTCTGGCGCGGCGACGAAAAAAATAAGCAGCTTACTCGCGTCTACGGTATCACTTTTCCTAAACAGAAAGAGCTGACCGAATACCTAGAGCGTCTGGAAGAAGCTAAACGCCGCGACCACCGCAAACTGGGCAAGGAGTTAGAGTTGTTCGCTTTTTCTGAGAAAGTAGGAGCGGGGCTACCGTTGTGGTTACCCAAGGGTACGGCCCTGCGTGAGCGCCTTGAGCAGTTCATGCGCCGTGCCCAGGTAAAAGCGGGCTACTTGCCCGTAGTGACCCCTCATATTGGCTCAAAGGAGCTTTATGTAACATCGGGACACTATGAGAAGTATGGCGCTGATTCTTTTCAACCCATCAAGACGCCTAATCCTGGTGAGGAATTTTTCCTCAAGCCAATGAACTGCCCGCACCACTGCGAAATCTACAAAACCAAGCCTCGCTCATACCGCGACTTGCCTTTGCGCCTGGCGGAGTTTGGAACAGTATATCGTTATGAGCAAAGCGGTGAACTGCATGGCCTCACCCGCGTGCGTGGCTTTACACAAGATGACGCGCATATTTTCTGCCGGCCAGATCAGGTCAAGGAAGAGTTTATCAAGGTTATCGATCTTGTACTATATGTGTTCCGGGCGCTTGGCTTTGAAAACTATACTGCTCAAATATCTCTCCGCGACCCCGAAAATAAGACAAAGTATATTGGCTCCGACGAAAACTGGGCTTTAGCGGAAAGTGCTATTCAAGAGGCAGCGGCAGAGAAAGGGTTGCCTACAGTCACAGAATTAGGAGAAGCGGCTTTTTATGGTCCCAAGCTCGACTTCATGGTACGTGATGCGCTAGGCCGTAAGTGGCAGCTAGGTACCATTCAGGTTGACTATAACCTGCCCGAGCGTTTTGAACTCGAATATGTGGCCCCTGACAATTCTCGCCAGCGACCAGTAATGCTGCATCGTGCTCCGTTTGGGTCATTAGAACGCTTTGTAGCAGTGCTTATTGAGCATTGTGCCGGCAATTTCCCGCTGTGGCTCTCGCCTGAGCAATTTGCTGTACTACCTATTTCTGAGAAATATCAAGACTACGCACAGCAAGTTTATGACCGTCTAGTGCAAGCGGAGTTGCGAGGCTCGTTGGATAGTCGCGATGAAAAGATAGGGCGTAAGATCCGCGATGCTGAAATAGCCAAAGTGCCGTATATGCTCATTGTAGGGGAGAAGGAGCAGGAAAATGGCATTGTTTCACTCCGTAAACATGGAGAAGGCGATCTAGGAAGTATGCCAATTGAAGCATTCATTCGCAGCTTTAATAGTCAAGTAGCTGAAATGATAGTAGGTAATTAG
- a CDS encoding tetratricopeptide repeat protein: MCVAVASACDQAPTGPPATMVNLATVQSGPQLQAKTLDGAIARQPRKASLYARRATFRLDAGQIAPALADIEQALTLDDSPGEFYFIKARALRAQNRLEATLSAATEASKRGFSSPELNLLVGETHLAARHHQAALDHLDRALQQEPELVAALFYKGLAHAALADTAQALDYLRASLARDPRQPEILHQLAFLSNANRRPTAAAVYATRGLRLAPTNGSLWYDYGRQHELQNRPDSALRAYTRAVALDTTLYRADYRLGLAAFKKRRYADALPHLQRALRRAPRLPGGRQMVAESFEALGQSAEAVAQYRILVAENPGNKHWTYRTWKAGERARQLRGDTVRRPSRQAIAPLPERALPTLR, from the coding sequence TTGTGCGTCGCTGTCGCCTCCGCCTGCGACCAAGCACCTACTGGCCCACCAGCCACGATGGTAAACTTAGCTACCGTGCAAAGCGGCCCTCAATTACAGGCCAAGACGCTTGATGGTGCTATCGCCCGGCAACCCCGCAAAGCTTCGTTATACGCTCGCCGCGCTACATTTCGTCTCGATGCTGGTCAGATTGCTCCCGCATTAGCAGATATTGAGCAAGCCCTCACCCTCGATGACTCCCCCGGTGAATTTTATTTCATTAAGGCTCGCGCCTTGCGCGCTCAAAATCGGCTCGAAGCCACGTTAAGTGCGGCGACTGAGGCTTCAAAGCGCGGGTTCTCTTCGCCTGAGCTGAACCTGTTGGTAGGTGAAACCCATTTAGCTGCCCGCCACCACCAGGCTGCCCTCGATCATCTCGACCGTGCCTTACAGCAGGAGCCGGAACTCGTCGCTGCTTTATTCTACAAAGGCTTAGCTCATGCTGCATTAGCTGATACAGCCCAGGCGCTGGATTACCTCCGCGCTAGCTTGGCCCGCGACCCTCGGCAACCCGAAATCCTCCATCAGTTGGCTTTCTTATCAAACGCAAACCGCCGCCCGACCGCCGCTGCGGTATACGCGACGCGTGGCCTGCGCCTAGCGCCCACAAATGGGTCCCTTTGGTATGATTACGGACGCCAGCACGAACTGCAAAACCGGCCTGATAGTGCCTTACGCGCTTACACTCGTGCCGTAGCGTTGGATACTACGCTATATCGTGCCGATTACCGTCTGGGCTTAGCGGCATTTAAAAAGCGTCGCTACGCTGACGCTTTACCCCATCTACAGCGTGCGCTGCGCCGGGCTCCCCGCTTGCCGGGTGGCCGTCAGATGGTAGCAGAAAGTTTCGAAGCTTTGGGCCAATCCGCTGAAGCAGTTGCTCAGTATCGCATTCTGGTGGCCGAAAATCCAGGTAACAAACATTGGACTTATCGCACCTGGAAAGCGGGAGAACGGGCGCGTCAGTTACGTGGTGATACTGTCCGTCGTCCAAGTCGTCAGGCCATTGCTCCTTTGCCTGAGCGAGCCTTACCTACGCTTCGCTAA
- a CDS encoding tetratricopeptide repeat protein, giving the protein MLILIGSEALAATLSVPDVGKLLAEARLLQRKYLDSEALAKYEQVLDEDAKNYEALWQAAALSVRIGTRYTDETRRSAYFTSAGQYAYRAFVAKSDGGEANYVVALSLVNQATLLRARGRLLMYKEMQPYVFRAVARRPDWADTWQLLGRWHYRVDHYNVLERVYSELILGGMPGGASSNKAVDALKRAHELDPKRIQFCYDLARVYQNQRQFDEAITVLVASQKLEPVTSEELEVSRRCRNLLQQLARKKRGRNEVE; this is encoded by the coding sequence ATGCTCATATTAATTGGGTCGGAAGCATTAGCTGCCACGCTTTCCGTGCCGGATGTAGGTAAACTATTAGCTGAAGCGCGATTGCTTCAGCGAAAATACCTCGATTCGGAAGCGCTGGCGAAGTACGAGCAGGTGCTGGATGAAGATGCCAAAAATTATGAAGCACTCTGGCAGGCCGCAGCGCTCAGCGTGCGTATCGGCACGCGCTATACCGACGAAACACGGCGGTCGGCATACTTCACGTCGGCCGGACAATATGCATATCGGGCTTTCGTAGCTAAGTCGGATGGGGGAGAGGCCAATTATGTTGTAGCCTTATCCTTGGTCAACCAAGCCACGCTGCTGCGTGCGCGCGGGCGTTTGCTGATGTACAAAGAAATGCAGCCCTACGTGTTTCGGGCCGTCGCGCGCCGCCCCGACTGGGCCGATACATGGCAGTTACTCGGGCGCTGGCACTATCGTGTAGATCATTACAACGTGTTGGAGCGGGTGTATAGTGAGTTGATTTTGGGCGGGATGCCCGGCGGGGCAAGTAGTAATAAAGCGGTGGACGCACTCAAGCGCGCCCATGAACTTGACCCGAAGCGCATACAATTCTGCTACGATCTTGCCCGTGTATACCAGAATCAGCGCCAGTTCGACGAAGCCATTACAGTGTTAGTTGCTTCGCAGAAACTGGAGCCTGTCACGAGTGAAGAGCTGGAGGTGAGTCGGCGCTGTCGGAACCTGTTACAGCAACTGGCGCGAAAGAAACGCGGGCGCAATGAGGTCGAGTAA